gttgtcctgggttaatggttgtttccgcatgatctatgtaatgtcatatgtatcataacctaacaagagaTTCCTTGAACTCCAGACTTTAATCCTAGCAATCATCTTATCCACAAGAACATCACATTGGGCAGCAGAGATTCTTTTAGCACAGATGGGAACACCCAGATATTTAAATGGCAGCTGACTCCTAGTAAAACCAGAAACATTGACAATTCTGGAAACATCATACTCAGCCATACCACAGCAATAAATAGCTGACTTCTGGTTGTTGGCTAAGAGACCAGAGGAAACTGAGAACAGCTCAAAAGCTTGCAACAAAAGATACACCGAAGAAAATTCACCTTTGCTACACGAGATGAGATCATCAGCAAAGCATAAGTGAGTAAGCTTCACTTCTTTGCATCTAGGGTGAAACTGAAATTGAGctaaattgctcattttatgGATAATTCTGGAGAGATACTCCATACATATCACAAACAAGAGGGGAGACATGGGATCACCCTGTCTTAATCCCCTTTTTGACTTGAAGAAACCATGCATAGTCCCATTGAGCATCAAAGAAAATTTAGGAGTAGTCACACACTCCATAACAAGTGTCACAAAAGCTCCAAGGAAGCCCAATTGAACCAACATTTCTTGTAGGAAATCCCAATCTACTGTGTCATAGGCTTTTTGAAGATCAATCTTCATCATACAACTTGGTTTAGCACTCTTCCTACCATACTGCTTCACCAAATCCTGAACCACCATGATATTGTGCACTATATATCTACCATGAACAAACCCCCCTTGATTCTCAATGATTAAGTCTGGTAGCACTTGCCTCAATCTACTACAGATCACCTTAGTGATACACTTGTACATAGTGTTGCAACAAGAAATAGGTCTAAACTCACTCACATTCTTTGGACACTTAGTCTTAGGAATGAGAGTGATGACTGTGTGATTAAGCTCCTTTAACAGTTTGCCATTTTGCAGAACATCCAACACATCACTGATAACATCTGCACCAACAATGCTCCAAGCATATTTATAGAAATAAGAACCATAACCATCAGGTCCTGGTGCCTTCCTACCAGGAATAGACAACAAAGCCTTCTTTATTTCAGCAGTTGTATATGGAGCATTAAGAATATCTCTATGAGCATCAGTAATCAAAGGGCCAGCTTGCACAATGTGACTAAGAACTGATCTTCTACCAGTGTGAGTAGAACCCAACCAAAGTTGTATAGTAGTCCAAGAAAGCTTGAGAGGTATCTGCAGGGTTGTCTTTCCAAATCCCATCCATGCCATAGATACTATAAACCTGGTTATGAGTGTTCCTAGCTTTGATACTCTGATGGAAAAGGGAGGTATTTTCATCATCATCCTTAAGCCTACCAGCCTTTGCCTTTTGTTTCAAAAACTCCAGATAAGCTTGATGCTTAACTTTGTAATTCTGAACTGCAATGAGCTCTGCATCTGCAAGTGACAGATCAGCAGGATCAAGATGCATTGTTGTCTGAGCTGCAACCATGTCATGATATGCTTGAAGATCAGAAGCTTGAATATCAGAAAATCCCCTCCTATTCAACTCTTTAAGAGCCAATTTCACCTTCTTCAGCTTGTGAACAACACCAAACATCTTGCTCCCTTGAACTGTACCAGTCCATTATTCTTGGATAAGAGTCATGAATTGAGGAGTAGCTTTCCACATTGTAAAATACTTGAAAGGTTTTTTCCCTCCTGTATCCCTAGGATAAACAGTTAATAAACCAGGAGAGTGATCAAAGCAACCTTcattcataaaacatacttcAGCTGAACTATAGACACTTAACCATTTGGGATTAGCCATAATTCTATCAATTTTAGAGAAAACCCTAGCTGGCCCATGCTGCTTGTTATTCCAAGTGTAAAAGTTACCTACACTTTTAATATCCTCCATATTACAGGAGTGCATACACTCACAGATATCCACTATTTCAGCATTCCTGACATGGGAGCCAATTCTCTCATCAGTGTTCATAACACAATTGAAATCTCCACACAAAATCCAAGCATCCTGTGTGTTTAAAGATTTCAAATATTTCCACAACACTTCTCTATTACAACTATCATTGAAGGCATAAATGAAAGTACAGAAGAAACTAGGCATACCACTCACTGGTTGAATGAAACAATGCATGAACTGACTAGAAGCTGCTAGGATATTCACAGAAAAACTTCCTGGATTCCAAGCAATGATTATTCTACCCCCATTATGATAACTTGCATTACTAGAAAAACACCAGTTTGGAAAAACTTTTTGGTACAGCTTCCCTAAATTAGAAAGCTTAACCTTATGCTCTAGGAGACCAACTAGCCCCACATGATATTTGTGAAGAAAATGCTTCACATTGTCCTGTTTCTGAGCTAGATTGATACCCCTAACATTCCATGATAAAATTCTATCCATAAGATTTGGAAGAGTTTCCTCTTCCTGTGCTTCCCCCCTCAATATCATCTCCCCTATCCAGCTCAGCAGTACTACAAGCACTATGAACACCTTCATCATTCAGCATCTGGAAAGGATTATCAACTGGTGTTGGCACCAAGCTAGTAGGTCTAACCCTGATTGGTTTAAGAGTTCTTTGGAACCCCTCCTGATCCACCTCTGGTTCCACTACCTCTGTGTGACTTGGAGCTTGTTGTTTTTTCTGCACCcaaattctcttggatttcccCTTCTTACACTTAGCAGCTAAGTGTCCAACTAACTTGCAATTATCACAAATAGTTGGCTTCCATTCATAAGTGATATGGACCTGAACCAGCTCACCATGCTCATTCATAAAAGTTACTTGATCAGGAAGTTTTGTGTGAATGGCATGTCAACCAACACTCTAGCATATTGCAATTTATCCCTACTCACAGTGGCTGCATCCCTCTTAATTGGTTTGCCTAGTTGACTCACAATTTTGAAAAGAGATTTTTCACCCCAATACTTAAAATTTAGACACAACTGAATCCGAATAGGGACAGATTTGATCTCTTCCTTCTCCATATCCATATCAACACTCCAGGGCTTCACTACCATTGGTTTATTGTCAAAGAAAAAATGGCCAGAGGTGACCTTATCCCTCATATCCATGGTCAGAAACCTCACCAAGTAGATCCCCTTCTTCACCAACACCACCTTATCAACATTAAATTTTTTCCAGATTCTCCTAATAAACCCTTCCATGACATGTATTGGGGGGTTAGCACCAATAACATAGCAGATAATGGAAGAGTTCCAGAAATCCACCTCATCCTGTATATCATCAAAATCAATCTGTACTGGGCTAAAAACAGGATTTGGTTTAATTGGATCAAATGATCTAAGATCATCATCATCAGTATCAGCATGTTCAGTCATAACATCATCAAATTGTTGCAATATTGGAATAGAAATCGTACCAATATCAACATTAGATGGAGTATTATTCACCCTATTAGCTGGTCGATGAACAGATTGCATCCATTCATTGAATGAATACCTGAGCTCAGAACGCGCCTGGAGATGTTGCAACCCAGATTTTGGGGTGAGAATCTCATTTTCTATCGTCAAATCCAGTGGTTCAACCCCTAATACCTCTTCAATCGATCGAGTCTTAAGGGCCTGAGAATCAGATGAAGGTCCTCGTGGTTTCTGTTTTGCATTGCCATACTTACTTGCCTGCGATTTACCCCCAGATTTCCTTGCCATGGCGCAGTGCACAATGAGGAACCATGCACTGAAGGGAAACTTGGGGAAAAAGGCAGGTTTTCTCTCGCTTCTCTCTAgagctttctctctcttcgCGAATGTttggtaaggcggtcttacaaaAAAGTTGccctaacttttatattatgaaaaaaaagtgatataaaaatagtttaaaagtttaaatgaataattttataaatttttagtgatcatgaagaaataagttttattaaaatgaataatttaatcataaaaattAGATAACTTTTTCATATAGAacggtaacttttaagcatttgagttaacttttagggtgatgataaaggtcgcaagttgcgacaacatttagttgtcgcaatcttatagGCGCTCTGTAGGCTATGCGTCGAcggaatatttttactatcaatgcattgtaaataaggtagtcgatacaaagaaggaaacaaattagagtattaagattttcttaccttttttttgtaacatatataataggttatataaataaaatattttagtttctaaTTTAAaatatgacacataagcatgccatgtcatcattgtgacacggcttaaaggtcgcatgttacgacctttatcattttcgtaacTTTTATTCTGGTGCACAATATGTATTGTACActacttgtaaataagaatctGTGTTAACCTAACAATTTAtagataaaattttatttaattatttgttacTCTATAAAATTTATACAGAGTGTTAAAATTGTGTACATTGTAGCAGCTGCCATTTACAAAATCACAACAATTGTAGGTGAAAATTTATGTCCAGGCCTTTTCTGTGCCCCGATTGTATAGTAATTTTAGCGTTCGACTTCATATATTGCAGtaaatttaacttgtttttggGTGGCATGTAATCTGTTTTAGTTACCCTTGTACTAAAAGAAATATTTTTGAGGGGTAAAAGCTTTTAGAAGATTAACTTTAAGCGGTAACTTCTTGTTCTCCAACTTGTTTTGATGCCTTGTTAGTTGTTACCCTGGCATTCACTTTCTCAATTTTGGGtgtttactcttttttttttttaatttatttaatgggtgtttgttgatagtggggtattttttaaatatagttagtgggaaatgcgTAAGGGGTGGGGAATGGTGAGTGGGGGATGTGGatatttaaatgattttttgttggaagtaggggtgtaggtggggtagtaggtaagtgagagaaataatataatattggtaaaaataTCCATTTATAAAaaggtgcaagtattaagggacgacccgaaaaggaaagcggtacgagtattaagggacggagagagtatttaCCAACAAAAAGATTACAACCTAGCCAACTCATCAGAGAAGGCAACAACAACTACCACCAACTGCCAACAACAGCCAGCAAAACAACCCCACCTAGTAGCCAACAAGGCTTAAAGAGCTAACAACCATACACTATCCCTCCTACTGATCTTCTTAGGCATGACACCCTTGACTCTATCTTTTACAATTTGTTTCAAGCTATTCATAACAAACTGAGTTGTAGGCACTGGTTTATTCCAGAAACTATGATTCCTGCTTCTCCAAACCAAATAAACCAGGTTGCCACCCCTGCATAACAAATTTGAGTTCTGAACTTGGAATATCTTCTTTTGATAGTGCTAATGAGATTCTGCAAAACTGGACTAACAACCTGAATTCCTAACCAGCTGACAAGCTCTTGGAAACACATGTTACTATACTGACAGCTAAAAAATAAGTGCACTTTGTGTGACATTacatttaacttttattgctttaCTCCGTTTAGCGGACAGTTCCTTACGACAATTCAAATTAGCCAACCTTAATCTCTCAATATGTTTTATGCAGGGAAACGAATTTCAGCCAAGGTGATTATTGTCATTGTTAGTCCTATAGTCGCTGTCTTAGTGGCCTTGCTTGTTACGAGTACAATCATTCGTTACAAGAGACCCAAGACATACGACGTTGTTGAAATTGGTAAGTTCAGTATGCTCCTTTTCCATAAACACTCAAAGGGACAAAGATTAtataattatttatactttgctTGCTAAATTATGATTTCTCCGGGATGATAGATGTTGAAGGTAATAATACAGATTTCACAACCGTTGAATCCTTGCAATATGACCTAGCAACGCTCCGATCGGCAACAAATGATTTTTCAGATGACAGTAAATTGGGTGAAGGTGGATTTGGTGGTGTCTATAAGGTAAGACACCATATATTCTGATTATGTTGTTCTTAAGACCAGACTGCGGATAatcatatactacctccgtttcgaaATGATATTTAatgttactatttgcacaaaatataagataaaaggaaatgtgTATAAAAAAGTTAGTGAATATAAtcaaatatggataaagtaataTGTAGATATTTACAAAAAGCTAGgtaagtaaaaaaaatatattaataaagtaAGATAATTGATTTAAAAATTATATATGTTGTGGGGTAAGAAGGGTAGGATAATAAAGTTTCATGTCCCAAATTAGTATAGACAATGTAAAGAAATAATATAAAAGAGACTAAAACGATATGTGTAAAGATTATTTAAAaatgaatgttttttttttataagcaAGTACTAATAAATGTATGCATCAAACATTTACAAGTGTTAGAAGACTAATGGACAAACCCCACAACAGCCCCAAAAAGAAGGCACAAAAGCCTCAGACTACCCTTTGAAAAGGGCTAAGAACCAGCTATGATCACTAGAGCTTAAAGCTTAAGGAAAAATTGAACTAAGTCAAAGGGAGGTTTTATATTAATAGTACTTTGTATATACCTAAAGGTATCACCGTAATTGGAATGGAGGATGTTTTGATAACGATATTGCTTAAAGAAAGGGATTGAATGAGATTAGTATGAGTAATATACCTTGCACATTTCATTACacaaattgtaccattaacgacgggaaatcccgtcgctaaagaccAATAGTGGTGGGATTTTTTGTCGAGAACTCGTCATAAAAGGAGGTTGTCATtgatggaaaatcccgtcgttagcCCGTCGTAAAAGGCAATTGCGACGTTTGTTCCCGTCTTTATTTGGTCACTACAAGAAatgatactattaacgacgggaaatcccgtcgcgaaaggccaataatcgttgattagcgacgggatttcctgtcgcgaacccgtcataaaagggggccgtcgttaatagaaatcccgtcgtaaatttgtcgtaaacccgtcgtaaaagacatttgcgacggttattcccgtaattatttggttgttagccccgtcgcaaaaggcttttgcgacaggATTTTTGATccatcgtaattaggttgtcgttaaagatacaaattcttgtagtgggtTGTTAGCGCAGTCACTAAAGGATTTTgtgacggaatttttgacccaTCATTATTGGGTTGTCATTAATGATATAATTCTTATAGTGTTTTACAAATAATACTTAAATATGTTGATTATCAAAAAtgtttatataattatattatttcaATAGGGTACATTGTCAAACGGACAACGGATAGCAGTGAAGAGGCTGTCTATAAACTCTAGTCAAGGACTACAAGAATTAAAAAATGAGGTCATACTAGTAGCCAAACTTCAACACAGGAATTTGGTGAGGCTATTGGGATTTTGTTTCGAGGGGCAAGAGAAGTTACTCGTATACGAATATATGCCCAACAAGAGCCTTGACAATTTTCTCTACGGTACAATAAATTTCATTACCTGCATTTCAGTCGAGAACATGATTTCAATGTTTGTTTTACTCTTTAAGTACAACAATTATAATGTACAGATCCTGAAGGTCAAGGACTACTTGACTGGGGTACGCGCTACAAAATTATAGGAGGCATAGCTCGAGGGATGCTTTATCTCCATCACGATTCTCAACTAAGAATTATACACCGAGATCTAAAGGCAAGTAACGTCTTGTTGGATGACGATATGAATGCTAAGATTTCAGACTTTGGCATGGCAAAGATTTTTGTAGTGGATCAAAGCCAAGGCAACACAAGCAGAGTTGTCGGAACATAGTAAGTACTCCAAGATGtcactccctccgtccctttttaTTCTTCACGCTTTCCGTTTATGACGTTCAATtttaatatttccttttatattgtatTATAAAATATCCTTAATATTCTGTCAAAAAGCGTGCCAGTgagtatttaaattaattaaaatcattgggATATTAAACCTTTCACACTTTCCCATTGAAAAATTacatctctcacacttttccaatgtcatattttgaataaaagtgaaaactttttcaataaacgtaatttgcattgTCTAAAAAAATGAGGAATCTTTATAAAtattaatctatactaatatattaaaatgcATCTCTAATAACGTATATGTGTCacatataaaaatatttaaTCATTAGAACATGTCAAGTCATCTCCTTAACAAAGAATAGATACCAAATATTACATACATAAAAAATTGTATTCCAATAAGATTTGAACTTGAGACTTGTCACATGAAATGGTTGATATATTACCATCTTAGTCAAGCATGAGATATGATCTTCATTGCACATAAATACATATATGTGGGAACATCCAATCGTACAATACACTACCTttttacataatataccccACAATATATGatggatgttcaaagttgtaacCCGAAGCATATCCCGGGTCAAACACTAGTTAGTTTTAAAATGAAGTCTATGATACCAAAAATTTAATGTAGAGAATAAAAAGTGACCGGGGGGGGAGTAAATTCAGTACAAAAGTAAACCCAGAACTTTGTGAGgctttctaatttaattaaccaATTCATATCGTATTTGTTACAGTGGCTACATGGCTCCCGAGTATGCAATGCACGGAAATTTCTCTAACAAATCAGACGTTTACAGTTTTGGAGTGTTAGTCTTGAAAATCATTAGTGGAAAGCGAAACAGTGCATTTTCTGAATCAGGGGAAGCAGAGGACCTTTTAAGCTATGTAAGTATATTGTCAATAAATATTTCATTTGGATGATAGATAAGGAAGAGGAGGGTGttctaattttaattttgcAGGCATGGAAACATTGGAGAGACGGGACGCCTTTGGAATTCATTGATCCAACAATAAGAGACTCGTGCTCAATTGATGAAGTTATGAGATGCATTCATATAGGCTTGCTATGTGTTCAATGTTGGAGTTTGTTCCTCCAAAAAAGGaatgcttcaaaagaatgaaaaaccaATTGTCTCACATTGATAAAAAACTCACATACTACCTtctttatacttcctccgtttagtTATAGTTGCATCGCTTTCCATTTTCGGAAATATCAAAATAGTTGCACCATTTCCTTTTATAGTATGTGTTTATTATGAAAAAGACTAGATCACCCTTATTTATTGTGCCTTCCTAAATTAATAACATCCTCCCAACCACTAACATTAATTACTTCCATTAATCTCTCCCTCCCTATTCCAACAATACCAGCCtataatctctctctctctcctcttatcTGGCTTCCCCTTTCAAAAATAAAGACccttcactacaagaaaatttagatacagaggcaacaccttgaggcaattcaatttttatggcctctaaaagTGTCTTTTAGCATTAGTTAATTATGCTAGCCTCTAAAAGTTACTTTTAGGGTCGGTGAAATTTATCCTGCCtctaaaagtactttttagcattaataaaataatggttgcccctaaaaaggtTATTTagcatcaaaaaaaattaagttgcccctaaaaagtaccttttagcattaatgaaataacaGCTGCCTCTAAAACTATTTTTTAGCGTCAATGAAATAtacgttgcccctaaaaagtactttttagcattaatgaaataatggttgcccctaaaacatatttttagcatcagaaaataatggttgcctctataTAAAAAAGAATTAGCATCAGTTAAACTttagttgcccctaaaaagtactttttagcattaatgaaatactGGTTGTCCCTAAAACATGTTTTTAGCATcagaaaataatggttgcccctataaaaaaaaattagcatcAGTTAAACTttagttgcccctaaaaagtactttttagcattaaagaaataatggttgcttctaaaacattttttttagcGTCAGAAAATAATGGTTGTCCCTATAACATTTTTTAGCATCAGTTAAATTgtagttgcccctaaaaagtactttaacattattaaaataatgtttgCCTCAAAATGTTAATTTTTTACATTAGTGAAGTTTAGGTAGCCTCTAAAAGTCTTTTCAACAATTATTGAAATTTAGATTGCCCTAAAAGTTGTTTGTAACACTAGTAAAATATAAATTACCATACTAACTATCTTCTAAATATATGTTGCAAAAGTCTATATAGAAAATTCAAGACATGATAATGTTGGGTTCCTCacattttagctttaaaacaaCTAACAAAACTATATCAAGCTCAACATCCTATTAAATATTGTTAAATTATATAAGAGGGTAAGTATAAATATATATCAAGTTGTGACCTCATGTGACCCGTTATTCTCGAACCATTTACAACCATTAACACGTGACCAATTTAAACTGATCCATTTACAATCTCAACTCATTTAACCCAACCTGAATCGATTGTAAATTTATTCAAATATTTTATCTCTGCTAAACTCAAACACAAAGCCTAATCACAATTTAGCACCAATTTTTCCTTTGAATAAAATATAAGATTTATAgcttgtttttttttcctttttgggtatatAAGAAATTTTATTAACCAAAAAACAAAGTAAAGTTTATACAAGCTCAACCAAACTTAGTCACACAACAAACTAAAGTCTTAATGAAATAAAGTTAGCCTACCAAAGCTAAACGAAGAAAattacaaaacaaaaaaaaccaaaaactagCAATCAACTTAGGTCTAAACTAGTTTTtacaaactgaaaatttcacgTTTCTTCTATATATGCTTCAACCATCCTTTGCAGCACTTTTAGTCCTCGCCGGCAGGTATTTGTGAAGTTGACCCACGTCATAACCCATAGCAGCACCATTGTGCAGAAGGAAGCAGATATATAGAACTGAACCAGCAGGTGTGCAAGGACTCAGCCGGCACCCCATCATCAGCACAGTTATGCAGACAAGAATGGGTAATGTTTTGCAAAGCAGTATGCAATAGCTCAGATAAAGAAAGCAAATCAGCAGAACATAACAAGCCCATCTCAGCATGGACACCCAGACCAGCTGCTGCAACGCTGCATCATCTCTACATACACTAGGAGATTTAAGTACCACATAACATGTTGACCAGAAGAGTACCTGCTGATATGAGCTGAAAGCTAGAGATCAGACCCGAGATTGTAAAACAAGAGTAGAACTCAAATGACGATATGAGACTTTCAAAAGCTTGTATAAACCTGTATACTTGGTTGTGTAGGCAGAACATAATCATACAAATATGTGAATGTAAATCTCCACTTAATAAATAGTGCTTCTAGTTCACAAAACTAAAGTAATACTCTGTTTAAGTATGTAAAatagaaagaaataaaattaaaagcaaTCAAGCATCCTACATAAAGATGAAACAAGACTtaaagaaatcaaaagtaaGCGTATAAGATAGCAAACAAAAGATAAAGAAAAAACGACACAAACATAGAAAGTCGATCAACTCTGGTAACGTTGACCAGAATTAACAGCAAGTAGGCAAGCAGTTATACAAGCAGGCAAGCGTTTGAGAAAAGTAATTATCTAACAAGAGTCTTCGTATTCTTACCTTACAAACGGTTCATAGATATCCTCGCTTGCCAGTGATTTATCGTGAAACAGCCGGGCCCTTTTGGGGTTTGCTACAGAAAGGGAAAAAGttcagaaaaataagccaacaataagttaaacaaaatcAGATGACTAGATGTATCTGCATTTACCAGTGAGCATTTCATCGATCAAAGAAAGGACATATATAAACTGGTGAAAGGTTGGACATTTTAGCTACTGACGCCTCCTTCAGATAGTCTCACAGTAATAAGTAGGAAACAACTTATGGTCTATGCTATTTCTTTCTGTCAGAAAGCAGATTAAGCCGAACATGTTCTGAGAATGAACATATAACAAATTGTTACATTACAACTCAAGGCACCAAACATAATGAGCAACGGACAGTAGTCGAGCACAACCAGGGTGGAAGTTGCAGTGCTTTGCTCAGCTAGTGCCATATAAACGCACTTCTAGCAATCGCTTAAAAACGAGAATCCAAACTGTCTTAAAAAGTTAAAAGCTCTGTTGAAGTAACTAAGATGAAAAAGAACACCAAAGTAAGACACCTATAAAGCATATTGAAAC
This Spinacia oleracea cultivar Varoflay chromosome 6, BTI_SOV_V1, whole genome shotgun sequence DNA region includes the following protein-coding sequences:
- the LOC110798033 gene encoding cysteine-rich receptor-like protein kinase 10 isoform X1 gives rise to the protein MFYAGKRISAKVIIVIVSPIVAVLVALLVTSTIIRYKRPKTYDVVEIDVEGNNTDFTTVESLQYDLATLRSATNDFSDDSKLGEGGFGGVYKGTLSNGQRIAVKRLSINSSQGLQELKNEVILVAKLQHRNLVRLLGFCFEGQEKLLVYEYMPNKSLDNFLYDPEGQGLLDWGTRYKIIGGIARGMLYLHHDSQLRIIHRDLKASNVLLDDDMNAKISDFGMAKIFVVDQSQGNTSRVVGTYGYMAPEYAMHGNFSNKSDVYSFGVLVLKIISGKRNSAFSESGEAEDLLSYAWKHWRDGTPLEFIDPTIRDSCSIDEVMRCIHIGLLCVQCWSLFLQKRNASKE
- the LOC110798033 gene encoding cysteine-rich receptor-like protein kinase 10 isoform X2 codes for the protein MFYAGKRISAKVIIVIVSPIVAVLVALLVTSTIIRYKRPKTYDVVEIDFTTVESLQYDLATLRSATNDFSDDSKLGEGGFGGVYKGTLSNGQRIAVKRLSINSSQGLQELKNEVILVAKLQHRNLVRLLGFCFEGQEKLLVYEYMPNKSLDNFLYDPEGQGLLDWGTRYKIIGGIARGMLYLHHDSQLRIIHRDLKASNVLLDDDMNAKISDFGMAKIFVVDQSQGNTSRVVGTYGYMAPEYAMHGNFSNKSDVYSFGVLVLKIISGKRNSAFSESGEAEDLLSYAWKHWRDGTPLEFIDPTIRDSCSIDEVMRCIHIGLLCVQCWSLFLQKRNASKE